The genome window TTGCTCGATGGCGATCTTGGCAACCTCCGCCGCCGAGAGCTCCTCCGCGGGCTGGCCGGTCCACAGGGAGAGCGTCGCCCGTGCCGCTTCGAGATCTTGATTCTGGAGCGCGTCGCTGATCGTCGCGTAAGGGGTGCCGGCCTGCCGCAGCCTGACGGTGAAGTAAAGCACCGCCACGTTCAGCGCCCAGGCAAAGAGCGGGGAGAGGTGATAGAGCGCAAAGTAAAGGATGAGCAGCGCAAATACCGGCGCGCCCACCGCGAGCAACCAGCCGATGATGCCGTGGCGCGCCTGGCCGGCATTGAAGTTCTGCTCGATGCCGTGGGCGTACGCTTGGAACCCGTGCAGCAGGCGATTGTCCGCGCCCAGCATGCGCACCTGATCCAGAAGAAACGCGGCGAGCAACGACAAGAAGGACATGAGGAGCCCCGCAACGAGGCGCTATGGTACGGCCGGCCCCTCACTCCTTTCAACCGACCGCGAGAACCCGGCGAACCAAAAAAAACCCCGCGCCTTGCGGTCGCGGGGAAGAGCGCACAGCGGAGATTTTCTGGCGGGGAGTCCGAAGGCTGTTGCGGGACACCCTGGAAGTGATGCGCGCCAGACGACCGCATGATTTGCAACCGCCGTGCCAAATGATTCATGCGATATAAAACAATGGGTTGTCACCATACATGAACGGCCGAAACCGTTTCGCCAGTTTCAAGTTGGTGCCCGCGACAGCTCGCCCGCCTCACGGTGGTGCGGCAGGTTCAACAGGAAGAGGAATGCGGCAGAGCGCGGCCGCGCGCTAGCCGTAACGGATCGCGAGTACTTCGAGACCGCTGTCGCCGGCGGGGCGCTTCCAGACCACGTAGTCGCCGACCCGTGAGCCGATCATCGCCTTGCCCAGGGGCGACGCCCAGCTGATCTTGCCGACCGCCACGTCGGCCTCGTCCTCGCCGACGATACCGAAGGTGCGCTGTTCACCGTTGTCGTCGGCGACATCGACCATGGCACCGAAGTGAACCTCGTCGCGCGGCTGACTGGATACTTCCACCAGGATGGCAGTCTCCAGCCGCTGCTGGAAATAGCGAAGATCGCGCTGCACCTGCCGCAGATGCTGCTTCGAGAGCGGATCATCGGCCGCCACCAGTTGCGCCCGGCGCTCCTGCAGTTCGGCGTATTGCGCCTGAAGCTGCGCGAGCCCGGCGGGCGTCACGTAGTTCGGATAAGGACTCTGCGGCCGCTCCGGCAATTCGTCGGAGACGAGATCCTCGTCGGATTCCTTAACGAACGCTCGACTCATGTTGGGGGTCCGGTGCGGGTGATCGGAAGGTGTCGCAATGCCTATTGTGGTGGCTCAGGCCAGGCGCAGCAATAGCGCCGCGCTCGGAGCAGAAATCGTGATTGCGAGAAGCGAGCGCCGCGGTCGAGATCCGCGGCAGGTGCACCCTATTGCGGATGCGAGAGAATGCGCTGCAGATTGACGATCATCGCGGCCGTGGCACCCCAGATGAGACGGCCATCGTAGGGCATGGCGAAGTACGACCGACGCCGACCGTGATACTCGTAGCTGCGCTGTTCGTGCGAGGCCGGATCCATAAAAAAGGCCAGCGGCACCTCGAAGGCTT of Betaproteobacteria bacterium contains these proteins:
- a CDS encoding GreA/GreB family elongation factor is translated as MSRAFVKESDEDLVSDELPERPQSPYPNYVTPAGLAQLQAQYAELQERRAQLVAADDPLSKQHLRQVQRDLRYFQQRLETAILVEVSSQPRDEVHFGAMVDVADDNGEQRTFGIVGEDEADVAVGKISWASPLGKAMIGSRVGDYVVWKRPAGDSGLEVLAIRYG